One genomic region from Curtobacterium sp. 9128 encodes:
- the nhaA gene encoding Na+/H+ antiporter NhaA translates to MLAVVRSPRFSAIALLTAAVLGLLVANTPAGPGLEHVLHLHSPWGAIGLDLSVAHWISDGLLAVFFLLVAIELKQELVAGELSNPKTAIVPAIAAVGGVLVPAGVYLAVTAGTQYTHGWPIPTATDIAFALGVLAMFGRGLPSSLRVFLLALAVLDDLIAIVIIAVVFASDTDFLALGGAAVVLVLFWLLGRMLLPGRAGQGWIIAAMIVLGALTWWLVYHSGVHATIAGVALGLVLPRRPGHTVYDRVEPWSNAVVLPIFAFASAAVVIPAVGISELSPTFWGVVLALPVGKIVGITLCGAVATRVFRGPGRPSLSFWSIVTVGVLGGIGFTVSLLMNELAFANNEEIVDEGTLAVLIGSGIAMVASAIVVSLKARHHRARRELSEAESTE, encoded by the coding sequence ATGCTTGCTGTCGTCCGCTCCCCCCGTTTCAGCGCCATCGCCCTGCTCACCGCGGCGGTGCTCGGCCTCCTCGTCGCGAACACCCCGGCCGGCCCCGGGCTCGAGCACGTGCTGCACCTGCACTCCCCGTGGGGCGCGATCGGACTCGACCTGTCCGTCGCGCACTGGATCAGCGACGGGCTCCTCGCCGTGTTCTTCCTGCTCGTCGCGATCGAGTTGAAGCAGGAGCTCGTCGCGGGCGAGCTGTCGAACCCGAAGACCGCGATCGTGCCCGCGATCGCGGCGGTCGGCGGCGTGCTGGTGCCCGCCGGGGTCTACCTCGCCGTGACGGCCGGCACGCAGTACACCCACGGCTGGCCGATCCCGACCGCGACCGACATCGCCTTTGCGCTCGGCGTCCTCGCGATGTTCGGCCGCGGCCTGCCGTCGTCGCTCCGGGTGTTCCTGCTCGCCCTCGCGGTCCTCGACGACCTCATCGCGATCGTCATCATCGCGGTCGTCTTCGCCAGCGACACGGACTTCCTCGCGCTCGGTGGCGCCGCGGTCGTGCTCGTCCTCTTCTGGTTGCTGGGTCGGATGCTGCTCCCTGGTCGCGCCGGGCAGGGCTGGATCATCGCCGCGATGATCGTCCTCGGTGCGCTGACCTGGTGGCTCGTCTACCACTCGGGCGTGCACGCCACGATCGCCGGCGTCGCCCTCGGGCTCGTGCTGCCGCGGCGTCCCGGGCACACCGTGTACGACCGGGTGGAGCCGTGGTCGAACGCCGTCGTCCTGCCGATCTTCGCGTTCGCGTCGGCGGCGGTCGTCATCCCCGCGGTCGGCATCAGTGAGCTCTCCCCGACGTTCTGGGGCGTCGTCCTCGCGCTGCCGGTCGGCAAGATCGTCGGCATCACGCTGTGCGGTGCCGTCGCGACACGGGTCTTCCGCGGGCCGGGTCGTCCGTCGCTGTCGTTCTGGTCGATCGTGACGGTCGGCGTGCTGGGCGGGATCGGCTTCACGGTGTCGCTGCTCATGAACGAGCTGGCGTTCGCGAACAACGAGGAGATCGTCGACGAGGGCACGCTGGCGGTGCTGATCGGCTCCGGCATCGCGATGGTCGCCTCCGCGATCGTCGTGAGCCTCAAGGCGCGCCACCACCGGGCCCGCCGCGAGCTCTCCGAGGCCGAGTCCACCGAGTAG
- a CDS encoding MazG family protein has translation MSAMEDLAAVVDRLLAPEDGCVWNRVQTHASLSRYAVEESYELVDAIEDGDADDLREELGDVLYQVVLHAGIAARDGSFDLQDVAATARDKMVRRHPHVFGDEHADTVEDVVRVWRAAKAAEKSSRTSAFDGVPRAMPPLERAVKLLERLEERGDAEAVVAAVVGSAGDGDGRTGGRADGVDTGWGVRMLAAVAEAQRAGIDPVASLRAAVGRLDAAGRATDDVG, from the coding sequence ATGAGCGCCATGGAGGACCTCGCAGCCGTCGTCGACCGCTTGCTCGCCCCGGAGGACGGGTGCGTGTGGAACCGCGTGCAGACGCATGCGTCGCTGTCGCGCTACGCGGTGGAGGAGTCGTACGAGCTCGTCGACGCGATCGAGGACGGCGACGCCGACGACCTCCGCGAAGAGCTCGGGGACGTGCTGTACCAGGTGGTGCTGCACGCGGGGATCGCCGCCAGGGACGGCTCGTTCGACCTGCAGGACGTCGCCGCGACCGCCCGCGACAAGATGGTCCGCCGACACCCGCACGTGTTCGGCGACGAGCACGCCGACACGGTCGAGGACGTCGTCCGGGTCTGGCGCGCTGCGAAGGCGGCCGAGAAGTCGAGCCGGACCAGTGCGTTCGACGGCGTCCCGCGGGCGATGCCGCCGCTGGAGCGTGCGGTGAAGCTGCTGGAACGCCTGGAGGAACGTGGCGACGCCGAGGCGGTGGTCGCCGCCGTCGTCGGGTCGGCCGGGGACGGCGACGGCAGGACGGGCGGCCGTGCGGACGGTGTCGACACCGGATGGGGTGTCCGCATGCTGGCGGCGGTCGCCGAGGCGCAGCGCGCGGGGATCGACCCGGTCGCGAGTCTGCGCGCGGCGGTCGGTCGGCTCGACGCAGCGGGACGCGCGACCGACGACGTCGGGTGA